The Leptolyngbya sp. CCY15150 genome window below encodes:
- a CDS encoding F0F1 ATP synthase subunit A has translation MNISTDNVILWQHGAIALNATLVFTWLVMALLVGLSLWISRHLSSSTRISPGQNSLEVIVGAIADQIRDISDQDPEPYLPFVGTLFIFIAASNLLTIVPGFLPPTGSLSTTAALAICVFVAIPLFGIHRRGVGAYLKDYLKPTPILLPFNIIGDLSRTLALAVRLFGNVMSGTMIVGILLSIAPLLFPVVMQAMGLLTGLIQAYIFSILAMVYIAAATRIQQEHGESDHG, from the coding sequence ATGAACATTAGCACCGACAACGTAATCCTTTGGCAGCATGGCGCGATCGCCCTGAATGCTACCCTTGTCTTTACCTGGCTGGTGATGGCGCTGTTGGTTGGGCTATCCCTATGGATTAGTCGCCATCTCTCTAGCTCCACGCGCATCTCACCGGGACAGAATAGTTTAGAAGTGATCGTAGGAGCGATCGCCGACCAGATTCGTGACATTAGCGATCAAGACCCAGAACCCTACCTACCCTTTGTAGGTACATTATTTATTTTTATCGCTGCCTCTAACCTACTGACCATTGTCCCAGGCTTCTTACCCCCGACCGGTTCCCTATCCACCACAGCGGCTTTGGCGATCTGCGTATTCGTCGCCATTCCCCTATTCGGTATTCATCGACGGGGCGTCGGCGCATACCTAAAGGATTATCTCAAGCCCACCCCCATTTTGCTGCCGTTTAACATCATTGGTGACCTTTCTCGCACCCTGGCCTTGGCTGTACGTCTATTCGGCAACGTGATGAGCGGTACCATGATTGTTGGTATTCTGCTATCCATCGCCCCCTTGCTGTTTCCCGTCGTCATGCAAGCCATGGGACTACTGACCGGATTGATCCAAGCCTATATTTTCTCAATTTTGGCCATGGTGTACATAGCCGCCGCCACCCGCATACAGCAAGAACACGGAGAGTCTGATCATGGATAA
- a CDS encoding F0F1 ATP synthase subunit C, with amino-acid sequence MDNITWIAIASIVTAGITIAIGSIGPALGEGRALAQALSALAQQPDEAATITRTLFVGMALVESTAIYCLVVSLILLFANPYWAYLIEQGG; translated from the coding sequence ATGGATAATATAACTTGGATTGCGATCGCTTCCATTGTCACCGCTGGCATCACCATTGCCATTGGTTCCATTGGCCCAGCCCTAGGGGAAGGACGCGCCCTGGCCCAAGCCCTCAGCGCCCTAGCCCAACAGCCCGATGAAGCCGCCACCATCACCCGTACCTTATTTGTCGGTATGGCGCTAGTAGAATCCACCGCAATTTATTGCTTAGTGGTGTCCTTAATTTTGCTATTCGCCAATCCCTACTGGGCCTATTTGATTGAGCAAGGAGGCTAG